The stretch of DNA TTaaattaaagtttatttacaAGGATTAATCTCGTAATAAAGCACAATTTGGGCTTGCCTGCATGTCTAAATCAGGTTTGAGTCAAGCTACGTGATTATTCATAGAATCACTGTGATGGGAGGATCACCTTTTCACAAGTTTTAATGGAGTTAATTTTCCACATTCCTAAATAATCATCACTTTGTCTTATTAGAAGTGAAGATGAAGATCCACGAGAAGATTATGACCCATTACCTATCATGCACCTCTCCGGTGGATAAAGAAGGATATCTCTACAAAAAGGTTTTCATCAAACACAAGATCTCATGTTAGTCTTCTTATCACATCATCAACAaccatttatttttttctgatttgaCAGAAAGAGCAAACTGCCACTTATCAGCGGCGATGGTTTGTCCTGAAGGCTAATCTACTCTTCTACCAGGAGCGTCCAGCCGATCGACATCTGCTGGGCGTCATTGTGCTGGAGAGGTTTGCAGTTCAGTGCTCGGAGTCAGATGGACCGTTTTCCTTCTCCCTTGTGTTTGGGCCTGGACTCAAAACCTACAGATTAGCAGCTGGAGATCACTTGACTCAGGAGAGCTGGGTGAAAGCGTTGCTCCCAGCTAGCCACTGTTTCTTGTCGCAGCTGGTGATAGATCTGGGGAGGCAGTATGAAGGTGGGCCAGGAGAACACAGGTCACGTTGGTTGTGACATGTCTCCACTGCCTTTCTCATTACCAAATGTGTACGTTTAGAAACAATAATTCACATTCTTGTTTCTGCAGAAGCTAAACAACAAGGATCTGGTGACACCAGCTCCTCTGCCTGTCCCCTCTATCCAAACAGCCTCTTGTTACCTGTACAGGTGACATCAACAGTCATCAGAGAGGGGAGGAGCTTCAGCGCCAGTGCCGTGCTACAAGCCCCATCAATACCAACTAAAGCAGTAGTACCCAAAAAGTCTCCCAAACTGTGGCCAAGGAGGAATGCTTATGTGACGCCACTCAATGGACCGGCCCCTTTGTACGGCGAATGGCCTTTGGTGGGGTCCGATCCACTGGTGGAGTTCAGTAAACTCCATTATCATTATGGTCAGGAAGTAAAGAAAGCAAGAGATGAATGGCTGAGGAGTCGGCAACCACAGGAGGACAGCAGTGATCGAGATCTAATTGACTTGGAGTGATGGGGAGATAACCTAAAGACGTGTAAGGGAACTAGGACTGAACTGTTGTTAGTTACTCATCTGTGTATTCATGGAGTTTGAGTCCTCGACATTGTTTAAAATCTTTGTGTTTTGTACTGAACCATGAAGAAGGGTTGCTCCCTCTTTTCTTTTAGCCAGATGTCTTATTAACCACCAGGCATTGCATCTGAAGTTCTTTACTGCATGTACATCTTCACCTATAAGATTTCAAGTAATCCAATTCAAaaaatgagacaaagaacggttcagaagatctttcatggacgttaaaacaaagagtaggggtacccggcctggagggttaccggggccccaccctggagccaggcctggggttggggcccgagagcgagcacctggtggccgggctttcgcccatggggcccggccgggcccagcccgaactggatacatgggctcatccaactgtggacccaccacccgcaggacatgaagggtccagtgcagtgtggatcgggtggcagaccgaggcgggggcctgggcggtccgatccccggacaaggaaactggttattgggacatggagcgtcacctcgctggcagggaaggagcaggagcttgtggcagaggttgagcggtaccggctagatatagtcggactcacctcaacacatagcattggctctggaactcaagtccttgagaggggttggacactctcctttgctggagttgctctgggtgagaggcggagggctggggttgactttttgttagccccgagactatcTGCCTGTGTgtcggggtttaccccgggggacgagagggtagcttccctgcgccttcgggtcggggaacgggtcctgactgttgtttgtgcttatgctccAAATATAAGTTCAGATAACCcaacctttttggagtccctgggatgtgtgctagatagtgctctatcaggggactccattgtcctgctgggggacttcaatgctcacatgggcaatgacagcatgacctggaggggtgtgattgggaggaacgggctgcctgatctgaactcgagtggtgtttcgttattggacttctgtgcgagccgcagtttggccataacgaacaccatgttcgaacataaggatgcccatcggcacacttggtaccagggcagtctaggtcgcaggtcgatgatagactttgtagtcgtgccatctgacctgcggccgtatgttttggacacccgagtgaagagaggagcggagctgtcaactgatcacaacctggtggtgagttggatcagatggcaggggaagatgccgcatagacctggcagacccaaatgcatagtgagggtctgctgggaacgcttggcagaagaacctgccaAGATGGTCTTcagctcccacctccggcagagctttgaccacatcccaagtgcagtgggggacattgactccgagtgggccttgttccactctgcgattattgaggcggctgttgctagctgtggtcgcaaggtggccggtgccagtcatggtggcaacccccttacccgctggtggacaccaaaggttcggggagccgtcaggctgaagaaggagacctacagggcgtggctggtctgtgggtctccggaggcagcagacgggtaccggatagccaagcggggtgcagcagtggcagttgccgaggcaaaatctcgggcgtgggaggagtttggtgaggccatggagaaaaacTCTCGATCTgaaccaaagaggttctggcaaactgtccggcgcctcacgagagggaggcagcaactcgctcacactgtttacagtggggatggggagctgctgacgtcaattggggctatagtcgggcggtggaaggaatactttgaggagctcctcaatcccacctacgtacattccgaggaggagccagagccgggagacctggagatggactgtccaatctctggggcagaagttgctgaggtggtCAAACAACCACAcaacggcggagccccgggggcggatgagattcgtcctgggtatctcaaggctatggatgtggtagggctgttgtggttgacacgtctctgcaacattgcatggtcatcgggggcagttcctgtgcagtggcagaccggggtggtggtccccattttttagaagggtgaccggagggtgtgttccaactatagggggatcacactcctcagcctccctgaaaaggtctactccaagggactggagaggagggtccgatcgatagttgaatctcagattgaggaggagcaatgtggttttcgttctggccgtgga from Nothobranchius furzeri strain GRZ-AD chromosome 5, NfurGRZ-RIMD1, whole genome shotgun sequence encodes:
- the LOC107373211 gene encoding sesquipedalian-1 is translated as MKIHEKIMTHYLSCTSPVDKEGYLYKKKEQTATYQRRWFVLKANLLFYQERPADRHLLGVIVLERFAVQCSESDGPFSFSLVFGPGLKTYRLAAGDHLTQESWVKALLPASHCFLSQLVIDLGRQYEEAKQQGSGDTSSSACPLYPNSLLLPVQVTSTVIREGRSFSASAVLQAPSIPTKAVVPKKSPKLWPRRNAYVTPLNGPAPLYGEWPLVGSDPLVEFSKLHYHYGQEVKKARDEWLRSRQPQEDSSDRDLIDLE